One window of the Cryptomeria japonica chromosome 7, Sugi_1.0, whole genome shotgun sequence genome contains the following:
- the LOC131856718 gene encoding uncharacterized protein LOC131856718, producing the protein MASRMLQLVFICVLCVPFMILVSPAELGIMSILDYISYINPPAVHKYKHDNGDNILCVKFTDQISLQRGKQQYGYDKKNSIIGWRDAQAGDSIKRCPEGTVSVMEIKHDHVKAAGSVNLFLSRKRIEALTMVHQVNRMRNLNIFYFD; encoded by the exons ATGGCTTCTCGTATGCTTCAACTGGTTTTTATTTGTGTGCTCTGTGTGCCATTTATGATTTTAGTATCCCCAGCTGAACTGGGCATTATGAGCATCCTCGATTATATCAGCTACATTAATCCACCGGCTGTTCACAAGTACAAA CATGACAATGGAGACAACATACTCTGTGTCAAATTTACCGATCAAATATCTCTCCAGCGTGGTAAACAACAATATGGGTACGATAAG AAGAATTCAATTATAGGTTGGAGGGACGCTCAAGCAGGGGACTCAATTAAAAGGTGTCCAGAAGGAACAGTCTCTGTCATGGAGATAAAGCACGACCACGTAAAAGCAGCAGGGTCTGTAAACTTATTTTTGAGCAGAAAAAGGATAGAAGCCTTAACTATGGTTCACCAGGTAAATCGAATgagaaatttaaatattttttattttgattag
- the LOC131857201 gene encoding protein neprosin-like produces the protein MKYLYEGVYGAQGIFNVWQPYVESHDFFSLSQIWLIRDKGLPTMQTMEAGWIVYPSYYGDSRPRLFVYWTADRYNKTGCWNLYCAGFVMSADSKYYPGQPIEPVSEYEGPQIEREIRIKREFLQGQRVWYLYIQNERVGYWPGSLFDSLAESADRVEYGGEVVIYVDNAGTPHSRTHMGSGHFPEEGWSRAAYIKNIEIHNSNGTLVYPPETNGVTNSKCYNLATHANQTWGQYMFFGGPGGDNPSCVN, from the exons ATGAAATATCTATATGAGGGAGTGTATGGAGCACAAGGAATATTCAATGTATGGCAACCGTATGTGGAATCTCATGATTTTTTTAGCCTTAGTCAAATTTGGCTTATCCGTGACAAAGGACTGCCAACAATGCAAACAATGGAAGCCGGATGGATA GTCTACCCATCTTATTATGGCGATTCTCGACCAAGATTGTTTGTATATTGGACG GCTGATCGTTACAACAAAACAGGTTGCTGGAATCTATACTGTGCGGGATTTGTGATGTCCGCAGATTCAAAATACTATCCGGGCCAACCAATAGAACCTGTATCTGAGTATGAAGGACCTCAGATTGAAAGAGAAATACGCATAAAAAGA GAATTTTTACAAGGCCAGCGAGTATGGTACCTATATATACAAAATGAAAGAGTGGGTTATTGGCCTGgatcattatttgattcattggcTGAATCAGCGGATCGTGTGGAATATGGAGGGGAAGTTGTGATTTATGTCGATAATGCAGGAACCCCACATTCAAGAACACACATGGGTAGTGGTCATTTCCCTGAAGAGGGTTGGTCACGTGCAGCCTATATTAAGAATATCGAAATACACAACTCTAATGGTACTCTTGTGTACCCTCCAGAAACCAATGGTGTAACAAACTCAAAATGCTATAATTTGGCTACTCATGCTAATCAAACATGGGGTCAGTACATGTTCTTTGGAGGTCCCGGGGGAGATAATCCTAGTTGTGTTAATTGA